A single region of the Triticum dicoccoides isolate Atlit2015 ecotype Zavitan chromosome 2B, WEW_v2.0, whole genome shotgun sequence genome encodes:
- the LOC119361165 gene encoding probable kinase CHARK has protein sequence MAAYDARIHILLVLSCGFYLASHAAAPASIDCSGWDASDVISCDDAFLAMGTHMGRLSFTDYMLCIMDEETRDPRFRRLRRPVNCRARLLSDLTSAFVEYELGTRLLSESMGGIYVRRAMTTRKKRPVGVRGKIASSWLMRAAVIGSPLLALICTVPPLVLSCVPRKRTRQSTSAVELGRGLAPRQFRYSELVAATANFAEDREIGRGGFGPVYRGYLSDQDRYVAIKALSQEQTIVQGRKLFEAEVNIMSRLRHRNIVQLVGSYRGRKRLAIVYELVSGGSLDTHLYSPDRRLTWPERYKIALGLGSALRYLHTECEQCIVHGDIKPANVMLDASRDAKLGDFGLARLVDHGAEPRTTQFVAGTLGYIDPEFLGSGKPSADSDVYSFGVVLLEIACGQRPTSRRPDQPSAALLASVRGMYHRNRIVDAADRKLNGEFDRLQMERLLVTGLWCAHHDPLQRPSVAEAMDVLRSANAKLPVLAEMSGAGEVRSLEAQAYGDVSAESSAYLTTESASLMTDDSGHSQCIIC, from the exons ATGGCTGCCTACGACGCAAGGATCCATATCTTGCTCGTGCTATCCTGTGGTTTCTACCTCGCATCTCACGCCGCCGCACCGGCATCCATCGACTGCAGCGGGtgggatgcctccgatgtgatCTCTTGCGATGAtgcctttcttgcaatgggaacccACATGGGCCGATTGAGTTTCACTGACTATATGTTGTGCATTATGGATGAGGAGACTCGGGATCCTCGCTTCAGGCGACTCAGGCGACCAGTTAACTGCAGAGCCAGGTTATTATCTGATCTCACTTCCGCGTTTGTTGAATACGAACTTGGAACTAGGCTTCTTTCTGAGAGCATGGGTGGAATATACGTCCGTAGAGCCATGACCACGAGGAAGAAACGGCCTGTTGGGGTCCGCGGGAAGATCGCGTCATCGTGGTTGATGCGAGCAGCAGTGATTGGGTCGCCTTTGCTGGCCTTGATATGCACCGTGCCACCCCTTGTGCTGTCCTGCGTACCCAGAAAGAGGACGCGGCAGAGCACATCGGCTGTGGAACTCGGGCGAGGATTGGCACCTAGGCAGTTTCGCTACAGTGAGCTTGTCGCCGCGACGGCCAATTTCGCCGAGGACAGAGAGATCGGAAGAGGGGGGTTCGGTCCGGTGTACAGAGGCTACTTGAGTGACCAAGATCGTTATGTGGCCATCAAGGCGCTCTCGCAGGAGCAGACGATCGTGCAGGGGCGCAAGTTGTTTGAGGCAGAGGTCAACATCATGAGCCGGCTTAGGCACCGCAACATCGTCCAGCTCGTCGGCTCGTACCGTGGCCGGAAACGACTAGCGATTGTCTACGAGCTCGTCTCCGGAGGCAGCCTTGACACCCATCTCTACAGTCCTGACAGACGCTTAACGTGGCCAGAGAG GTACAAGATCGCGCTCGGCCTGGGCTCTGCCTTGCGGTACCTCCACACGGAGTGCGAGCAGTGCATTGTGCACGGCGACATCAAACCCGCAAACGTGATGCTCGACGCGTCGCGCGACGCCAAGCTCGGCGACTTCGGGCTAGCGAGGCTCGTCGACCACGGAGCCGAGCCACGGACAACGCAGTTCGTCGCGGGAACCCTCGGGTATATCGACCCGGAGTTCCTCGGCAGCGGCAAGCCGAGCGCCGATTCCGACGTGTACAGCTTCGGCGTTGTGCTCCTCGAGATCGCATGCGGTCAACGGCCGACGTCGAGGCGGCCGGATCAACCCTCGGCCGCGCTGCTGGCGTCGGTCCGTGGCATGTACCACCGGAACCGGATCGTCGACGCGGCAGACCGGAAGCTGAATGGCGAGTTCGACAGGCTGCAGATGGAGCGTCTGCTCGTGACAGGGCTGTGGTGCGCGCACCACGACCCGTTGCAGCGGCCGTCCGTTGCGGAGGCCATGGATGTGCTACGATCTGCAAACGCCAAGTTGCCCGTGCTAGCAGAGATGAGTGGTGCTGGGGAGGTTCGGTCTTTGGAGGCACAAGCTTATGGCGATGTGTCTGCCGAGAGCTCTGCTTATTTAACAACTGAAAGTGCGTCCCTTATGACCGATGATTCAGGGCACTCCCAATGCATCATATGCTAA